In Aegilops tauschii subsp. strangulata cultivar AL8/78 chromosome 3, Aet v6.0, whole genome shotgun sequence, one genomic interval encodes:
- the LOC109781137 gene encoding ras-related protein Rab7, whose amino-acid sequence MSTSRRRTLLKVIVLGDSGVGKTSLMNQYVHNKFSQQYKATIGADFVTKEVLIEDRLVTLQIWDTAGQERFQSLGVAFYRGADCCVLVYDVNVNKSFDTLNTWHDEFLNQASPSDPKTFPFILLGNKIDVDGGKSRVVSEKKAMEWCSSKGNIPYYETSAKEDYNVDEAFLSVAKLALEHERDQDIYFQTVADPVPETEQRGGCAC is encoded by the exons ATGTCGACCTCGCGCAGGAGGACCCTCCTCAAGGTCATCGTCCTGGGCGACAGCGG GGTCGGGAAGACGTCGCTCATGAACCA ATATGTTCACAACAAGTTTAGTCAGCAGTACAAAGCTACCATTGGTGCGGATTTCGTCACCAAGGAGGTCCTCATTGAAGACAGGCTTGTCACATTGCAG ATCTGGGACACGGCCGGGCAGGAGAGATTCCAGAGTCTTGGTGTCGCATTCTACAGAGGGGCAGACTGTTGTGTGCTTGTTTATGATGTCAATGTTAACAAGTCATTTGATACGCTCAACACATGGCATGATGAGTTCCTCAATCAG GCTAGCCCCTCAGATCCCAAAACATTCCCATTCATCCTACTTGGGAACAAGATTGACGTAGATGGTGGCAAAAGCAGAGTG GTTTCTGAGAAAAAAGCAATGGAGTGGTGTTCTTCAAAAGGGAATATTCCTTATTATGAAACTTCTGCAAAAGAAGACTACAACGTCGATGAAGCATTTTTGTCTGTTGCAAAGCTTGCTCTAGAGCATGAGCGTGATCAGGACAT CTACTTCCAAACAGTCGCAGATCCTGTCCCCGAGACTGAACAGAGAGGCGGGTGTGCATGCTAG